In Methanocaldococcus sp., the following proteins share a genomic window:
- a CDS encoding DNA-directed RNA polymerase subunit A' gives MEKYEIPKELGEIMFGLLSPDYIRQMSVAKIITPDTYDEDGYPIEGGLMDPRLGVIDPGLVCKTCGGRIGECPGHFGHIELAKPVIHIGFAKTIYNILKAVCPHCGKVVIPENKRKEILEKMEKLKRDGGNKWEVCDEVYKEASKVTICPYCGEVKYDIKYEKPTTYYKIEDKEEKVLTPSDVREILEKIPDEDCILLGLNPETTRPEWMVLTVLPVPPVTVRPSITLETGERSEDDLTHKLVDIIRINNRLEENIEGGAPNLIIEDLWNLLQYHVNTYFDNEAPGIPPAKHRSGRPLKTLAQRLKGKEGRFRYNLAGKRVNFSARTVISPDPCLSINEVGVPEVIAKELTVPEKVTKFNIERIKKLLKNGSNKHPGVNYVIRKMIGKDGKEHEYRVKITENNKDFWVENIREGDVVERHLMDGDIVLYNRQPSLHRMSIMGHKVRVLPYRTFRHNLCVCPPYNADFDGDEMNLHVPQSEESRAEAESLMLVEKHILSPRFGGPIIGAIHDFISGAYILTSNYFTKDEATLILRSGGIKEELWEPDKIENGVPLYSGKKIFSKALPKGLNLRYKAKICRKCDVCKKENCEYDAYVVIKDGELVKGVIDKNGYGAEAGLILHTIVKEFGPEVGRKFLDSTTKMAIRAIMLRGFTTGIDDEDLPEEALKEIEKVLDEAEKKVKEIIEKYERGELELLPGLDLEESREAYINNVLREARDKAGQIAEKYLGMDNHAVIMAVTGARGNILNITQMAACLGQQSVRGRRIFRGYRGRVLPHFEKGSLDARSHGFVRSSYKKGLSPTEFFFHAMGGREGLVDQAVRTAQSGYMQRRLINALQDLKTEFDGVVRDSRGIIIQFKYGEDGVDPMLADRGKSVNIDRIIDKIKMKYNK, from the coding sequence ATGGAAAAATATGAAATTCCAAAAGAACTTGGAGAAATAATGTTTGGATTGTTGTCCCCAGATTACATTAGACAAATGTCAGTTGCTAAAATAATAACCCCAGATACATACGATGAAGATGGTTATCCAATTGAAGGAGGATTAATGGATCCAAGATTAGGAGTTATCGATCCCGGTTTAGTTTGTAAAACTTGTGGAGGAAGAATTGGAGAATGTCCTGGACATTTTGGGCATATAGAGTTAGCAAAACCCGTTATCCATATAGGATTTGCTAAAACCATATATAATATATTAAAGGCTGTATGTCCTCACTGTGGTAAAGTAGTAATTCCAGAAAATAAAAGAAAAGAAATATTAGAAAAAATGGAAAAATTGAAAAGAGATGGTGGAAATAAGTGGGAAGTTTGTGATGAAGTTTATAAGGAGGCTTCAAAGGTTACAATTTGTCCATACTGTGGAGAAGTTAAATATGACATAAAATATGAAAAGCCAACTACATACTATAAAATTGAAGATAAAGAAGAGAAAGTTTTAACTCCATCAGATGTTAGAGAAATCTTGGAAAAAATTCCAGATGAAGATTGTATATTATTAGGATTAAACCCAGAAACTACAAGGCCTGAATGGATGGTTTTAACTGTTCTCCCAGTACCACCTGTAACTGTTAGACCATCAATAACATTAGAAACTGGGGAGAGAAGTGAAGATGACTTAACACACAAATTAGTTGATATAATTAGAATTAACAACAGATTAGAAGAAAACATTGAAGGAGGGGCTCCTAATTTAATTATTGAGGATTTATGGAATCTCTTACAGTATCATGTTAATACATACTTCGATAATGAAGCCCCAGGAATCCCTCCTGCTAAGCATAGAAGTGGAAGACCATTGAAAACATTAGCTCAGAGATTAAAAGGTAAAGAAGGAAGATTTAGATATAACTTAGCAGGTAAAAGAGTTAATTTTTCAGCGAGAACTGTAATTTCTCCAGATCCATGTTTAAGTATCAACGAAGTTGGTGTTCCAGAAGTTATTGCTAAGGAATTAACTGTTCCAGAGAAAGTAACTAAATTTAATATAGAAAGAATTAAAAAGTTGTTGAAAAATGGTTCTAATAAGCATCCAGGAGTTAATTATGTAATTAGGAAAATGATAGGCAAAGATGGAAAAGAACATGAGTACAGGGTAAAAATAACTGAAAATAATAAAGATTTCTGGGTAGAGAATATAAGAGAAGGAGATGTAGTTGAAAGGCACTTAATGGATGGGGATATTGTATTATACAACAGACAGCCATCATTACACAGAATGTCTATAATGGGACATAAAGTTAGAGTCCTTCCATATAGAACATTCAGACATAATTTATGTGTCTGTCCTCCATATAACGCTGACTTTGATGGAGATGAAATGAATTTACATGTTCCTCAGTCTGAGGAAAGTAGAGCTGAAGCAGAGAGTTTAATGCTTGTAGAAAAACACATTCTATCTCCAAGATTTGGAGGACCAATAATTGGAGCAATACATGATTTTATCTCAGGAGCTTATATTTTAACTTCAAATTACTTTACGAAAGATGAGGCTACTTTAATATTAAGAAGTGGGGGAATAAAGGAGGAGTTATGGGAGCCAGATAAAATAGAAAATGGGGTTCCACTATATTCTGGTAAAAAGATATTTAGTAAAGCACTACCAAAGGGTTTGAATTTAAGATACAAAGCAAAAATATGTAGAAAATGTGATGTTTGTAAAAAAGAAAACTGTGAATATGACGCATATGTTGTTATAAAAGATGGTGAGTTAGTTAAAGGAGTTATCGACAAAAACGGTTACGGAGCAGAGGCTGGGTTGATATTACATACAATAGTTAAAGAATTTGGCCCAGAGGTTGGAAGAAAGTTTCTTGACTCTACAACAAAGATGGCTATAAGGGCAATAATGTTAAGAGGATTTACTACAGGTATTGACGATGAAGATCTACCAGAAGAGGCTTTAAAAGAAATTGAAAAAGTATTAGATGAAGCAGAGAAAAAAGTTAAAGAAATTATTGAAAAATATGAAAGAGGAGAACTTGAACTACTGCCAGGATTGGACTTAGAAGAATCAAGAGAGGCATATATAAACAATGTATTGAGAGAAGCAAGAGATAAAGCTGGTCAAATAGCTGAGAAATATTTAGGGATGGACAATCACGCAGTTATTATGGCTGTTACAGGGGCAAGAGGTAATATATTAAACATAACACAGATGGCGGCATGTTTGGGACAGCAGTCTGTTAGAGGAAGAAGAATATTTAGAGGATATAGAGGAAGAGTTCTACCTCACTTTGAAAAAGGTAGTTTAGACGCAAGATCTCACGGATTCGTTAGAAGTAGTTATAAAAAAGGTTTAAGTCCAACAGAATTCTTCTTCCACGCTATGGGAGGTAGAGAAGGTTTAGTCGATCAGGCAGTTAGAACTGCTCAATCTGGTTATATGCAGAGAAGATTAATTAATGCTTTACAAGATTTAAAAACTGAATTTGATGGTGTTGTTAGAGATTCAAGAGGAATAATAATTCAATTTAAGTATGGAGAAGATGGAGTAGATCCAATGCTCGCTGATAGAGGAAAGTCAGTAAATATTGACAGAATTATAGACAAAATTAAAATGAAATACAATAAATAA